A part of Streptomyces sp. NBC_01451 genomic DNA contains:
- a CDS encoding cupin domain-containing protein, producing the protein MASSDSPSSPSSAGKAVVAVGGRAGRGGEPVSLPVALASFSAVWSPRIVATVNDYDVRVAKVEGEHVWHVHEGTDEFFLVLDGELHIALRESAGERTVVLPKGSAFTVPRGTEHKPYAPVRTEILVLEPSGTLSVGDRHDDVPGHVDVTTGHALV; encoded by the coding sequence ATGGCATCGAGCGACAGTCCCAGCAGTCCCAGCAGCGCCGGCAAGGCCGTGGTGGCCGTCGGGGGAAGGGCGGGAAGAGGCGGTGAGCCGGTCTCCCTCCCCGTCGCTCTGGCCTCCTTCAGCGCCGTGTGGAGCCCTCGTATCGTCGCCACCGTCAACGACTACGACGTACGCGTCGCGAAGGTCGAGGGCGAGCACGTCTGGCATGTGCACGAGGGCACCGACGAGTTCTTCCTGGTTCTGGACGGTGAACTGCACATCGCCCTGCGGGAGTCGGCCGGCGAGCGCACGGTCGTCCTGCCGAAGGGCTCGGCCTTCACGGTCCCCCGTGGCACGGAGCACAAGCCGTACGCCCCGGTCCGCACCGAGATCCTCGTCCTCGAACCCTCCGGCACCCTCAGCGTGGGCGACCGGCACGACGACGTGCCCGGCCATGTGGACGTCACGACGGGGCACGCCCTGGTGTAG
- a CDS encoding MFS transporter: MSPGPVAAAGSGSGRGSLPGDPPGGRRAVLVWSVGVSVYFVAVIFRTSLGVAGLDAADRFHVNASALSTFSILQLLVYAGMQIPVGLLVDRLGTKKVLAIGAVLFTAGQLGFAFSPSYGTALASRALLGCGDAMTFISVLRLGSRWFPARRGPMIAQLAGLAGMTGNLVSTLVLARLLHGVGWTAAFAGSAVAGVVVLVLMLVFLKDHPKGHEPEPFPHQGAAYVRRQIAASWREPGTRLGLWVHFTTQFPAMVFLLLWGLPFLVEAQGLTRATAGELLTLVVLSNMVIGLVYGQIVARHHTARLPLALGTVGATAVMWAVTLAYPAVSGSGHAPMWLLVLLCTVLGACGPASMLGFDFARPANPPERQGTASGITNMGGFVASMTTLFAVGVLLDATGDNYAVAFSFVFLLQGVGVSQILRLRKRAALRESERLVVSRVSAVHVPV, from the coding sequence ATGAGCCCCGGACCCGTCGCCGCCGCCGGATCCGGTTCCGGCCGTGGTTCGCTGCCCGGCGATCCTCCCGGTGGGCGCCGCGCCGTCCTCGTCTGGTCCGTCGGCGTCTCGGTGTACTTCGTCGCGGTCATCTTCCGTACGTCACTGGGGGTGGCCGGGCTCGACGCCGCCGACCGCTTCCACGTGAACGCGTCCGCCCTGTCCACCTTCTCGATCCTCCAGCTCCTGGTCTACGCGGGCATGCAGATACCGGTCGGGCTGCTCGTCGACCGGCTCGGCACCAAGAAGGTGCTGGCCATCGGCGCGGTGCTGTTCACGGCCGGGCAGCTGGGCTTCGCGTTCTCCCCCTCGTACGGCACGGCTCTCGCCTCCCGCGCGCTGCTCGGGTGCGGGGACGCGATGACGTTCATCAGCGTGCTGCGGCTGGGTTCCCGGTGGTTCCCGGCGCGGCGCGGGCCGATGATCGCGCAGCTGGCGGGGCTGGCCGGGATGACGGGCAACCTCGTCTCGACGCTCGTCCTGGCCCGGCTGCTGCACGGCGTCGGGTGGACGGCGGCCTTCGCGGGCAGTGCGGTCGCGGGTGTGGTGGTGCTCGTGCTGATGCTCGTGTTCCTCAAGGACCATCCGAAGGGGCACGAGCCGGAGCCGTTCCCGCATCAGGGCGCCGCGTACGTGCGCCGTCAGATCGCCGCCTCGTGGCGCGAGCCCGGCACGCGGCTCGGCCTGTGGGTGCACTTCACCACCCAGTTCCCGGCGATGGTGTTCCTGCTGCTGTGGGGCCTGCCGTTCCTCGTCGAGGCGCAGGGGCTGACGCGGGCGACGGCGGGGGAGCTGCTCACCCTGGTCGTGCTGTCCAACATGGTGATCGGCCTGGTGTACGGCCAGATCGTCGCCCGGCACCACACGGCCCGGCTGCCGCTGGCGCTGGGCACGGTGGGCGCCACGGCGGTGATGTGGGCGGTGACCCTCGCCTACCCGGCGGTGTCCGGCTCCGGTCACGCCCCGATGTGGCTGCTGGTGCTGCTGTGCACGGTGCTGGGTGCCTGCGGGCCCGCCTCGATGCTCGGCTTCGACTTCGCCCGGCCCGCGAATCCGCCCGAGCGTCAGGGGACGGCTTCGGGGATCACCAACATGGGCGGTTTCGTCGCGTCGATGACGACGCTGTTCGCGGTCGGTGTGCTGCTGGACGCGACCGGCGACAACTACGCCGTCGCGTTCTCGTTCGTGTTCCTGCTGCAGGGGGTTGGCGTCAGCCAGATTCTGCGGTTGCGGAAGCGGGCCGCTCTGCGGGAGTCGGAGCGGTTGGTTGTGAGCAGGGTTTCTGCGGTGCACGTTCCGGTGTAG
- a CDS encoding SseB family protein, which yields MYGYGQHGDGGAAQQQYAQPQQQMPGGYGQQPPLYPEPSPPSLADAVRAFTTGSLSAEDFQQVFATSKVYCPRGDNPGFLALHNTQQPVIPMFTSLKELRRYAGKESKYFVITGAEVIDLLPTGYGFVVDMEGEHRMVFDAKAVEQMVEFAMRRMYG from the coding sequence ATGTATGGATATGGCCAGCACGGGGACGGGGGTGCTGCGCAGCAGCAGTACGCCCAGCCGCAGCAGCAGATGCCGGGCGGGTACGGCCAGCAGCCGCCGCTGTACCCCGAGCCGTCCCCGCCGTCCCTCGCGGACGCGGTGCGCGCCTTCACGACGGGCTCGCTGTCGGCCGAGGACTTCCAGCAGGTCTTCGCCACGTCGAAGGTGTACTGCCCACGCGGCGACAACCCCGGGTTCCTGGCGCTGCACAACACCCAGCAGCCGGTGATCCCCATGTTCACCTCGCTGAAGGAACTCCGCCGGTACGCGGGCAAGGAGTCCAAGTACTTCGTGATCACCGGCGCCGAGGTCATCGACCTGCTGCCCACGGGCTACGGCTTCGTCGTGGACATGGAGGGCGAACACCGCATGGTCTTCGACGCGAAGGCGGTCGAGCAGATGGTGGAGTTCGCGATGCGCAGGATGTACGGCTGA
- a CDS encoding carbon-nitrogen family hydrolase, which translates to MRASLIQIGVEEGESVESRRQRVASLVRDEAGADLVVLPELWTTGAFAYERFATEAEALDGPTYEAMAKAASDAGVWLHAGSIPERDPEGPLYNTSLVFSPAGDLAAAYRKIHRFGFDKGEAVLMGAGEELVTVALPGTTLGVATCYDLRFPELFRGLVDAGAETIVLSAGWPERRRAHWTLLARARAVENQAYVLACGTAGTHAGVPQAGHSIVVDPWGEVLAEAGGGEEVLRVEFDPAKVGETREQFPALKDRVLGVAVPHRR; encoded by the coding sequence GTGCGCGCCTCGCTCATCCAGATCGGTGTAGAAGAGGGCGAATCGGTCGAATCGCGCAGGCAGCGCGTGGCCTCCCTGGTACGGGACGAAGCCGGGGCCGATCTCGTCGTCCTGCCCGAGCTGTGGACGACGGGGGCCTTCGCGTACGAGCGGTTCGCCACCGAGGCCGAGGCGCTGGACGGTCCGACCTACGAGGCGATGGCGAAGGCGGCGAGCGACGCGGGCGTGTGGCTGCACGCCGGGTCGATCCCGGAACGCGACCCCGAGGGGCCCCTGTACAACACCTCCCTCGTCTTCTCCCCCGCCGGTGACCTGGCCGCCGCCTACCGGAAGATCCACCGCTTCGGCTTCGACAAGGGCGAGGCCGTGCTGATGGGCGCGGGCGAGGAACTGGTGACCGTCGCCCTCCCCGGGACGACGCTGGGTGTCGCCACCTGCTACGACCTCCGTTTCCCCGAACTCTTCCGCGGCCTCGTCGACGCGGGTGCCGAGACGATCGTCCTCTCGGCGGGCTGGCCGGAGCGGCGGCGCGCCCACTGGACGCTGCTGGCCCGGGCGCGGGCGGTCGAGAACCAGGCGTACGTCCTCGCGTGTGGAACGGCCGGTACGCATGCGGGAGTTCCGCAGGCCGGGCACTCGATCGTGGTCGATCCGTGGGGCGAGGTGCTCGCGGAGGCGGGTGGCGGCGAGGAGGTTCTGCGGGTCGAGTTCGACCCCGCGAAGGTGGGGGAGACGCGCGAGCAGTTCCCGGCGCTCAAGGACAGGGTGCTGGGGGTGGCGGTTCCGCACCGCCGCTGA
- a CDS encoding acyl-CoA dehydrogenase has product MGHYKSNLRDIEFNLFEVLGRDKLYGTGPFAEMDTDTARSILGEMTRLAENELAESFTDGDRTPPVFDPETNTAPVPASFKKSYKAFMDSEYWRLGLPEEIGGTTAPRSLIWSYAELLLGANPAVWMYASGPAFAGILFDEGNDVQKRIAQIAVDKTWGSTMVLTEPDAGSDVGAGRTKAVQQEDGSWHIEGVKRFITSGEHDMEENILHYVLARPEGHGPGTKGLSLFLVPKFLFDFETGELGERNGVYATNVEHKMGLKASNTCEMTFGDRHPAKGWLIGDKHDGIRQMFRIIEFARMMVGTKAISTLSTGYLNALEYAKERVQGPDLANFMDKTAPKVTITHHPDVRRSLITQKAYAEGMRALVLHTAAVQDEIQVKEAAGEDTAALEAMNDLLLPIVKGYGSEKGYEQLAQSLQTFGGSGFLQEYPIEQYIRDAKIDTLYEGTTAIQGQDFFFRKIVRNQGAALNSLAEDIKKFLAPGTGGDDLAVAREQLAKAAVELEAIVGLMLTDLAATEQDVKNIYKVGLNTTRLLMASGDVVVGYLLLKGAAVAAEKLRTASAKDVPFYTGKIAAAKFFAANVLPGVTGARKLAAGVDLDLMELDEAAF; this is encoded by the coding sequence ATGGGGCACTACAAGTCGAATCTCCGCGACATCGAGTTCAACCTCTTCGAGGTCCTCGGACGCGACAAGCTGTACGGCACCGGTCCGTTCGCGGAGATGGACACGGACACCGCCAGGAGCATCCTCGGGGAGATGACGCGCCTCGCGGAGAACGAGCTGGCGGAGTCCTTCACCGACGGCGACCGCACCCCGCCGGTCTTCGACCCCGAGACGAACACCGCGCCCGTACCGGCGTCCTTCAAGAAGAGCTACAAGGCCTTCATGGACTCGGAGTACTGGCGTCTCGGCCTGCCCGAGGAGATCGGCGGCACCACCGCCCCCCGCTCCCTGATCTGGTCGTACGCGGAGCTGCTGCTCGGCGCGAACCCGGCCGTGTGGATGTACGCGTCCGGCCCGGCGTTCGCCGGCATCCTCTTCGACGAGGGCAACGACGTACAGAAGAGGATCGCCCAGATCGCGGTCGACAAGACCTGGGGCTCGACGATGGTCCTCACCGAGCCGGACGCCGGCTCGGACGTGGGCGCCGGCCGCACCAAGGCGGTCCAGCAGGAGGACGGCTCCTGGCACATCGAGGGCGTGAAGCGGTTCATCACCTCCGGTGAGCACGACATGGAGGAGAACATCCTCCACTACGTCCTCGCGCGGCCGGAGGGCCACGGCCCCGGCACCAAGGGCCTGTCCCTCTTCCTCGTACCGAAGTTCCTCTTCGACTTCGAGACGGGCGAGCTGGGCGAGCGCAACGGCGTGTACGCGACGAACGTCGAGCACAAGATGGGCCTCAAGGCCTCCAACACCTGCGAGATGACCTTCGGTGACCGGCACCCGGCCAAGGGCTGGCTGATCGGCGACAAGCACGACGGCATCCGCCAGATGTTCCGGATCATCGAGTTCGCCCGCATGATGGTCGGCACGAAGGCCATCTCGACGCTGTCGACCGGCTACCTCAACGCCCTTGAGTACGCCAAGGAGCGCGTCCAGGGTCCGGATCTCGCCAACTTCATGGACAAGACGGCCCCCAAGGTCACCATCACGCACCACCCGGACGTCCGCCGCTCGCTGATCACGCAGAAGGCGTACGCCGAGGGCATGCGCGCGCTGGTGCTGCACACCGCCGCCGTGCAGGACGAGATCCAGGTCAAGGAGGCGGCCGGCGAGGACACCGCCGCCCTGGAGGCCATGAACGACCTCCTGCTCCCGATCGTGAAGGGCTACGGCTCCGAGAAGGGCTACGAGCAGCTCGCCCAGTCCCTCCAGACCTTCGGCGGCTCCGGGTTCCTCCAGGAGTACCCGATCGAGCAGTACATCCGCGACGCCAAGATCGACACCCTGTACGAGGGCACGACCGCGATCCAGGGCCAGGACTTCTTCTTCCGGAAGATCGTCCGCAACCAGGGCGCGGCCCTCAACTCCCTTGCCGAGGACATCAAGAAGTTCCTCGCGCCGGGCACGGGCGGCGACGACCTGGCGGTGGCGCGCGAGCAGCTCGCCAAGGCGGCCGTCGAGCTGGAGGCGATCGTCGGTCTGATGCTGACGGACCTGGCGGCGACCGAGCAGGACGTCAAGAACATCTACAAGGTGGGCCTCAACACCACCCGCCTGCTGATGGCCTCGGGCGACGTCGTCGTCGGCTACCTGCTCCTCAAGGGTGCCGCCGTGGCCGCCGAGAAGCTGCGGACGGCGTCGGCGAAGGACGTCCCGTTCTACACGGGCAAGATCGCGGCGGCGAAGTTCTTCGCGGCCAACGTCCTCCCGGGCGTCACCGGTGCCCGCAAGCTCGCCGCGGGCGTGGACCTCGACCTGATGGAGCTGGACGAAGCAGCTTTCTGA
- a CDS encoding helix-turn-helix domain-containing protein, whose product MTQGSSQPGSRPHRVAVIVDEGTNPFEVGAATEMFGLPRPELGLPGPLYEVTVCAPTPEVRMNHGFLTLTGVAGLDAVDDADTLVVPGRPDNVVPRGDAVLDAVRRTHARGARVVSLCTGSFALAEAGLLDGRRATTHWLWADTFGRLHPRVLLEPDVLFTDEGDILTAAGSAAALDLGLHIWRTDHGAEVANAVSRRLVFAAHRDGGQRQFVERPVPPVPDESLGPLLAWAQARLAEPLTVAGLASRAAVSPATLHRRFQSQLGTTPLAWLTGERVTLARRLIERGEERLDVVAARSGLGTAANLRARLRRETGLSPSAYRRRFGPLRGEAVST is encoded by the coding sequence ATGACGCAAGGATCCTCTCAACCCGGCTCTCGGCCCCACCGCGTCGCCGTGATCGTCGACGAGGGCACCAACCCGTTCGAGGTCGGTGCCGCGACCGAGATGTTCGGGCTGCCCCGCCCCGAACTCGGGCTGCCGGGGCCGCTGTACGAGGTGACGGTGTGCGCCCCGACCCCCGAGGTCCGGATGAACCACGGCTTCCTCACCCTCACCGGGGTGGCCGGCCTGGACGCCGTGGACGACGCCGACACCCTCGTCGTGCCGGGCCGCCCGGACAACGTCGTACCGCGTGGCGATGCCGTACTCGACGCGGTACGGCGCACCCACGCGCGCGGGGCACGCGTCGTGAGCCTGTGCACGGGCAGCTTCGCGCTCGCGGAGGCCGGCCTGCTGGACGGCCGCCGGGCGACAACTCACTGGCTGTGGGCGGACACCTTCGGCCGACTGCACCCGCGGGTCCTGCTGGAACCGGACGTCCTGTTCACGGACGAGGGCGACATCCTGACCGCCGCGGGCAGTGCCGCCGCACTCGACCTCGGGCTCCACATCTGGCGTACGGACCATGGTGCCGAGGTCGCCAACGCGGTCTCCCGGCGCCTGGTGTTCGCCGCCCATCGGGACGGCGGGCAACGCCAGTTCGTGGAGCGGCCGGTGCCGCCGGTCCCGGACGAATCACTGGGCCCGCTTCTCGCCTGGGCCCAGGCACGGCTGGCCGAACCGCTCACCGTGGCCGGCCTGGCCTCCCGGGCGGCGGTCTCACCCGCCACGCTCCACCGCCGCTTCCAGTCCCAGCTCGGCACGACACCGCTGGCCTGGCTGACCGGGGAGCGGGTGACGCTGGCCCGCCGGCTGATCGAACGCGGGGAGGAACGCCTCGACGTGGTCGCGGCACGCAGCGGCCTCGGAACGGCGGCGAACCTGCGCGCCCGGCTCCGCCGCGAGACCGGTCTCAGCCCATCGGCGTACAGGCGGCGTTTCGGACCCCTTCGCGGGGAAGCGGTGAGTACATGA
- a CDS encoding DUF6458 family protein, producing MSLGGCIILIAVGAILTFATDWQMEGVNLDLVGVILMIVGVIGALAFRSVARRRRVLIPPSTTVIDDDRYQG from the coding sequence ATGAGCCTCGGCGGATGCATCATCCTCATCGCCGTGGGAGCCATCCTCACGTTCGCCACCGACTGGCAGATGGAAGGGGTCAACCTCGACCTGGTCGGCGTCATCCTGATGATCGTCGGCGTGATCGGCGCCCTGGCGTTCCGCAGCGTGGCCCGGCGCAGGCGGGTGCTGATACCGCCCTCGACGACCGTGATCGACGACGACCGGTACCAGGGCTGA
- a CDS encoding intradiol ring-cleavage dioxygenase, whose amino-acid sequence MSGHGQHDHAHHGDEEVHEHDRGLSYDLPVLARRRMIRLLAGASLVPLVGCAADDSTSTSSAASDTSSSGTSSSSAECATIPNETAGPYPGDGSNGVNVLKESGVVRSDITSSFGNSAGGKAEGVPLTITLTVVDAASGCGTPKTGAAVYLWHCDREGNYSLYSDGVTDENYLRGVQETDDKGQVTFTSIFPACYAGRWPHIHFEVYGSLEDATAATSITNTSQLAFPKDVCETVYATDGYSQSVQNLSQVSLEKDGIFSDGYDQQLATVEGSVDKGYTATLTVPV is encoded by the coding sequence ATGAGCGGACACGGGCAGCATGACCACGCGCACCACGGGGACGAAGAGGTCCACGAGCACGACAGGGGCCTCTCCTACGACCTCCCCGTTCTCGCCCGGCGCCGGATGATCCGTCTGCTGGCCGGTGCGAGCCTGGTGCCGCTGGTGGGCTGCGCCGCCGACGACTCCACGTCCACCTCCTCCGCCGCCTCCGACACCTCGTCCAGCGGCACGTCCTCGTCGTCCGCCGAGTGCGCGACCATCCCGAACGAGACCGCCGGTCCCTACCCGGGCGACGGCTCGAACGGGGTGAACGTGCTCAAGGAGAGCGGAGTCGTCCGCAGCGACATCACGTCCAGCTTCGGGAACTCTGCGGGCGGCAAGGCCGAGGGCGTGCCGCTCACGATCACGCTGACCGTCGTCGACGCGGCCTCCGGCTGCGGGACGCCCAAGACGGGCGCCGCGGTCTACCTGTGGCACTGCGACCGCGAGGGCAACTACTCCCTCTACTCGGACGGGGTCACCGACGAGAACTACCTCCGAGGCGTCCAGGAGACGGACGACAAGGGCCAGGTCACCTTCACGAGCATCTTCCCGGCCTGCTACGCGGGCCGCTGGCCGCACATCCACTTCGAGGTCTACGGCAGCCTGGAGGACGCGACCGCGGCCACGTCGATAACGAACACCTCGCAGCTGGCGTTCCCGAAGGACGTCTGCGAGACGGTGTACGCGACGGACGGCTACAGCCAGAGCGTGCAGAACCTCAGCCAGGTCTCCCTGGAGAAGGACGGCATCTTCAGCGACGGCTACGACCAGCAGCTGGCGACCGTGGAAGGCAGCGTGGACAAGGGATACACGGCCACTCTCACCGTCCCGGTCTAG
- a CDS encoding M18 family aminopeptidase, whose translation MSAPHRFDRGHTDDLMSFLAASPSPYHAVANTAERLEKAGFRQVAETDAWDAETSAASAAGSGGKYVLRGGAIVAWYVPEGAAPHTPFRIVGAHTDSPNLRVKPVPDIGGHGWRQVAVEIYGGPLLNSWLDRDLGLAGRLTLRDGTSRLVNIDRPLMRVPQLAIHLDRAVNTDGLKLDKQRHLQPIWGMSDDVREGDLIAFLEEESGLTPGEVTGWDLMVHSIEPPAYLGRDRELVAGPRMDNLLSVHAAAAALASVATSSATGDGALPYIPVLAAFDHEENGSQSDTGADGPLLGSVLERSVFARGGSYEDRARAFAGTVCLSSDTGHAVHPNYAERHDPTHHPRVNGGPILKVNVNNRYATDGSGRAVWAAACDRAGVPFQNFVSNNSMPCGTTIGPITAARHGIKTVDIGVAILSMHSARELCGADDPHLLANALVAFLQG comes from the coding sequence ATGAGCGCACCCCACCGCTTCGACCGCGGCCACACCGACGACTTGATGTCCTTCCTGGCGGCGAGTCCGTCGCCGTACCACGCCGTGGCGAACACCGCCGAGCGGCTGGAGAAGGCCGGCTTCCGTCAGGTCGCCGAGACGGACGCCTGGGACGCGGAGACATCGGCGGCCTCCGCGGCGGGGAGCGGCGGCAAGTACGTCCTGCGCGGCGGCGCGATCGTGGCCTGGTACGTCCCCGAGGGAGCCGCTCCGCACACCCCCTTCCGGATCGTCGGCGCCCACACCGACTCCCCCAACCTGCGCGTCAAGCCGGTGCCGGACATCGGGGGACACGGCTGGCGACAGGTCGCCGTGGAGATCTACGGCGGTCCACTGCTCAACTCCTGGCTCGACCGCGACCTCGGGCTGGCCGGCCGCCTCACCCTCCGGGACGGCACATCGCGGCTGGTGAACATCGACCGGCCCCTCATGCGGGTCCCCCAGCTCGCCATCCACCTCGACCGTGCCGTGAACACCGACGGGCTGAAGCTCGACAAGCAGCGCCATCTCCAGCCGATCTGGGGCATGTCGGACGACGTCCGCGAGGGCGACCTGATCGCCTTCCTCGAAGAGGAGTCCGGGCTCACGCCGGGCGAGGTCACCGGCTGGGACCTGATGGTCCACTCCATCGAACCGCCCGCCTACCTGGGCCGCGACCGGGAGTTGGTCGCCGGCCCGCGCATGGACAACCTGCTGTCCGTGCACGCCGCCGCGGCGGCTCTGGCGTCCGTGGCGACGAGCTCCGCCACCGGCGACGGGGCGCTGCCGTACATCCCGGTCCTCGCGGCCTTCGACCACGAGGAGAACGGTTCGCAGAGCGACACGGGCGCGGACGGCCCGCTGCTCGGCAGCGTGCTGGAGCGTTCGGTGTTCGCGCGCGGAGGATCGTACGAGGACAGGGCGAGAGCGTTCGCGGGCACCGTCTGTCTCTCCTCCGACACGGGCCACGCCGTCCACCCCAACTACGCGGAGCGGCACGACCCGACGCACCACCCGCGCGTCAACGGCGGCCCGATCCTCAAGGTCAACGTCAACAACCGCTACGCCACGGACGGTTCGGGCCGCGCGGTCTGGGCGGCGGCCTGCGACCGGGCCGGCGTCCCGTTCCAGAACTTCGTCTCCAACAACTCCATGCCCTGCGGCACGACGATCGGCCCGATCACCGCCGCGAGGCACGGCATCAAGACGGTCGACATCGGGGTGGCGATCCTGTCCATGCACAGTGCGCGGGAGTTGTGCGGCGCCGACGACCCGCACCTGCTCGCCAACGCGCTCGTGGCGTTCCTGCAAGGCTAG
- a CDS encoding LURP-one-related/scramblase family protein codes for MRFLVRDRLLGFGDDYWIEDQHGNKVYLVDGKAMRLRDTFELKDTRGRVLIDIHKKMLALRDTMVIERDGDPLATIRRKRLSLLRNHYRVSLVDGTELDVSGKILDREFAVDYDGELLAQISRRWLHVRETYGVDVVRDDADPALLIAVAVCVIHLAEKERTED; via the coding sequence ATGAGATTCCTCGTACGCGACCGGCTGCTCGGCTTCGGCGACGACTACTGGATCGAGGACCAGCACGGCAACAAGGTGTACCTGGTCGACGGCAAGGCGATGCGGCTGCGGGACACCTTCGAGCTGAAGGACACCCGGGGGCGGGTGCTGATCGACATCCACAAGAAGATGCTCGCCCTGCGGGACACGATGGTGATCGAACGGGACGGCGACCCGTTGGCGACGATCAGACGCAAACGCCTGTCACTGCTGCGCAACCACTACCGGGTGTCGCTGGTGGACGGCACGGAGCTGGACGTCAGCGGAAAGATCCTGGACCGGGAGTTCGCGGTCGACTACGACGGCGAACTCCTCGCCCAGATCTCCCGCCGCTGGCTGCACGTCCGCGAGACGTACGGGGTGGACGTCGTACGGGACGACGCGGACCCGGCACTGTTGATCGCGGTGGCGGTCTGCGTGATCCACCTGGCGGAGAAGGAACGGACGGAGGACTGA
- a CDS encoding maleylpyruvate isomerase family mycothiol-dependent enzyme, translated as MSLHPTLQPYADAWTHSIDAISELVSPLVEGEWNRRTPCPGWSVRDLVSHVIGLECEMLGDPRPIHTLPRDLYHVTNEQQRYMEMQVDVRRHHTAPEMTSELEYTVIRRNRQLRNETREPGTMIRGLYGRETALVDLMRNRAFDVWVHEQDLRTALGRPGNLDSPGAHITRDVLLSALPKVVAKDAGAPRSSAIVFDVHGPVEFLRTIRVDINGRGTLETSPALGPAASFALDWETYVRLACGRVTPEAVADRIKTEGDPGLTAAILRHFAVTP; from the coding sequence GTGAGTCTGCATCCCACTCTCCAGCCCTACGCCGACGCCTGGACCCACTCCATCGACGCGATATCCGAGCTGGTGTCACCGCTCGTGGAGGGCGAGTGGAACCGCCGGACCCCATGCCCAGGCTGGTCGGTCCGTGACCTGGTCTCGCACGTCATCGGCCTGGAGTGCGAGATGCTCGGCGACCCGCGCCCCATCCACACCCTCCCGCGCGACCTCTACCACGTCACCAACGAGCAGCAGCGGTACATGGAGATGCAGGTCGACGTACGGCGGCACCACACGGCCCCGGAGATGACGTCCGAGCTGGAGTACACGGTCATCCGCCGCAACCGCCAGCTGCGCAACGAGACACGGGAGCCGGGGACGATGATCCGCGGCCTCTACGGCCGCGAGACCGCTCTCGTGGACCTCATGCGCAACCGGGCGTTCGACGTGTGGGTGCACGAGCAGGACCTGCGTACCGCCCTCGGCCGGCCCGGCAACCTGGACTCGCCCGGCGCGCACATCACGCGGGACGTACTCCTCAGCGCGCTGCCGAAGGTCGTCGCCAAGGACGCGGGGGCGCCGCGCAGTTCGGCGATCGTCTTCGACGTGCACGGTCCCGTCGAGTTCCTGCGCACGATCCGCGTCGACATCAACGGCCGCGGCACCCTGGAGACGTCACCGGCCCTCGGCCCCGCCGCCAGCTTCGCCCTCGACTGGGAGACCTACGTCCGCCTGGCCTGCGGCCGGGTGACCCCGGAAGCGGTCGCCGACCGCATCAAGACGGAGGGCGACCCGGGCCTCACGGCAGCGATCCTGCGCCACTTCGCGGTGACGCCGTAG